One window from the genome of Leptospira perdikensis encodes:
- a CDS encoding WecB/TagA/CpsF family glycosyltransferase → MKQLSEIVHNSSKDERDILLEYQNIDVSKLETLKVLGIPIDNVTTDEAIAKLFRVLEKKEGMHHVLFLDPIKLMRMRPKKSLHRIAEKAGTILVEGAGIGWMTSGRLKERVTPIAVMMDLIRLAELKEFTAFIFGAKDEIVERIYFNLTRHFPKVRIVGRHAGHLDRQREMRVKEAIRKTGPDIIFLAMDFPNQEIWIENNTGYFGKAVVIGVGGALDMLSGADKKAPEWFKERGLIWFWRIIARPYRIQRMWETFYFFLLGIRERFRKH, encoded by the coding sequence ATGAAGCAACTGAGCGAAATCGTTCACAATTCCTCAAAAGATGAGAGGGATATACTACTAGAATACCAAAATATCGATGTTTCCAAGCTGGAAACTTTGAAAGTACTGGGAATTCCCATCGACAACGTCACGACTGACGAAGCCATTGCTAAACTCTTCCGCGTGCTTGAAAAAAAAGAAGGCATGCACCATGTTTTATTTTTAGATCCGATCAAACTTATGAGGATGCGTCCCAAAAAATCACTCCATCGGATCGCTGAAAAAGCGGGAACTATTTTGGTGGAAGGAGCCGGTATTGGTTGGATGACCTCTGGTAGACTCAAAGAGCGAGTTACCCCTATTGCAGTGATGATGGATCTCATTCGCCTTGCAGAACTCAAAGAATTTACAGCATTTATCTTTGGCGCCAAAGACGAAATTGTAGAACGAATTTATTTCAACCTAACAAGACACTTCCCCAAAGTCCGAATTGTTGGAAGGCATGCAGGACATCTCGATAGACAAAGAGAAATGCGAGTCAAAGAAGCCATTCGGAAAACTGGACCCGATATCATTTTCCTTGCAATGGACTTTCCAAACCAAGAAATTTGGATCGAAAATAATACCGGATATTTTGGTAAAGCAGTTGTGATCGGTGTAGGTGGCGCCTTAGATATGTTATCTGGTGCTGACAAAAAAGCCCCCGAATGGTTCAAAGAAAGGGGACTGATTTGGTTTTGGAGGATTATCGCAAGACCTTACCGAATCCAAAGAATGTGGGAAACTTTCTATTTTTTTCTTTTGGGAATTCGCGAACGATTTCGCAAACATTAA
- a CDS encoding cytochrome c oxidase subunit 3 produces the protein MQQNNQDQETSLWYPPGGILIWMIVIVEVLTFCLGIGSLLYDKSKDPSGFLMMQSQLTKTFAFWNTIFLLSSGFCIALAVFYKTKQKLNYFTILLSTSIVFGFAFLFLKFYEFREKWNLGFDLDGNVFFSYYWLLTGFHYLHVVVGVIILFIVYRSRKTLSFENLEAGAVFWHMCDLIWLLLYPALYLIQ, from the coding sequence ATGCAACAAAACAATCAAGATCAAGAAACCTCTCTCTGGTATCCGCCGGGAGGAATCCTCATTTGGATGATTGTAATTGTCGAAGTTCTGACTTTCTGTTTGGGAATCGGTTCCCTTTTGTATGATAAATCAAAGGATCCAAGCGGGTTTTTAATGATGCAATCGCAACTAACAAAAACTTTTGCTTTTTGGAATACGATTTTTCTACTCAGTAGTGGATTTTGTATTGCTCTTGCAGTGTTTTATAAAACCAAACAGAAATTAAACTATTTTACTATTCTTTTATCTACTTCTATTGTATTTGGATTTGCTTTTCTTTTTCTTAAATTTTATGAGTTTAGAGAAAAATGGAACTTAGGTTTCGATTTGGATGGGAACGTATTTTTTAGTTATTATTGGTTACTTACTGGGTTTCATTACTTACATGTAGTTGTAGGGGTGATTATTCTTTTTATAGTATACAGGAGTCGTAAGACCTTATCGTTCGAAAACTTAGAGGCCGGAGCCGTATTTTGGCATATGTGTGATTTGATTTGGCTTTTACTCTATCCAGCACTGTATTTAATTCAATAG
- a CDS encoding c-type cytochrome, translating into MLSKSQARAFFLGGTFLFSAIFVFLTVDTVRQNDTRTNAQNLTEDVLKGKEIWEKNNCMGCHTLLGEGAYYAPDLTKVVERRGATWIDVFLDDPQAMFPGERKMVKYNFTKEEKGQVIAFLDWVGKINANGWPPKPNIPIDSIATPQVPQVKSNAVVLSQPEKFSQICIACHAVGGKGGNVGPALDHVGSKFDSDYLNRWLSDPQAIKPGTNMPKLPLTDPERKEIVTYLSALK; encoded by the coding sequence ATGCTATCTAAATCGCAAGCAAGGGCGTTCTTTTTGGGGGGCACCTTTTTGTTCAGTGCAATCTTTGTGTTTCTCACAGTGGATACCGTGCGACAAAATGATACCCGAACCAATGCGCAGAATCTGACAGAAGATGTTCTGAAAGGAAAAGAAATTTGGGAAAAAAATAATTGTATGGGATGTCATACATTGTTAGGTGAAGGAGCTTATTATGCCCCGGATCTTACAAAGGTTGTCGAAAGACGTGGGGCCACATGGATCGATGTGTTTTTAGATGATCCACAGGCAATGTTTCCTGGAGAACGGAAAATGGTGAAGTATAACTTCACAAAGGAAGAGAAGGGACAAGTCATTGCGTTTCTTGATTGGGTTGGTAAAATTAATGCCAACGGATGGCCTCCTAAACCAAATATTCCGATCGATTCCATTGCCACTCCGCAAGTTCCACAGGTTAAATCAAATGCGGTTGTTTTGTCTCAACCGGAAAAGTTTTCTCAGATTTGTATCGCCTGTCATGCAGTAGGTGGTAAGGGTGGAAATGTTGGGCCTGCCCTTGACCATGTCGGGTCTAAGTTCGATTCTGATTATCTCAATCGTTGGTTATCAGATCCGCAAGCCATCAAACCGGGAACAAATATGCCAAAGTTGCCGTTAACTGATCCAGAAAGAAAAGAAATCGTAACTTACCTTTCTGCATTGAAATAA
- a CDS encoding glycogen-binding domain-containing protein — MMKSKSIRIALFLLFFTGIGIFAEDGMEWIGSFSSKELEMSDETENQDTVYYLWQLESLKKNIAPRYIRYLDVESYVSSGKLIHRGILFTYNGLRDESVEICGSFNNWECSDMKRNQYGIYYTVIEPTQITDSYEEDPVYEYKFRVNGLLTYDPENFDKLEDGSGSYYSRFILENKDTDRQTKTMVLEDSANEERDLRTVKFQIYLPNAEVVRVVGSFNDWNPEHDFLKKDRKGVFTLEKKLLPGEYHYQFIVDGDYMLDTYNPSTNIKVDTNESVSSLLVPERNYALERKM, encoded by the coding sequence ATGATGAAATCAAAATCCATCCGTATCGCCCTATTTTTACTCTTTTTTACAGGAATCGGAATCTTTGCCGAGGACGGAATGGAATGGATTGGAAGTTTTTCTTCAAAAGAACTGGAGATGTCCGATGAAACGGAAAACCAAGATACAGTATACTACCTCTGGCAACTGGAAAGTCTCAAAAAAAATATAGCTCCACGTTACATTCGTTATCTCGACGTGGAATCTTACGTGTCCTCGGGTAAACTCATCCATAGAGGAATTCTATTTACTTACAATGGACTCCGGGACGAATCGGTAGAAATCTGCGGAAGTTTTAATAATTGGGAATGTTCCGATATGAAACGGAACCAATACGGAATTTATTATACGGTCATCGAACCCACACAAATTACAGATTCGTATGAAGAGGATCCTGTTTACGAATACAAGTTTCGAGTGAATGGACTTCTAACTTATGATCCGGAAAACTTTGATAAATTAGAAGATGGTTCGGGGTCTTACTATTCCCGTTTTATTTTAGAAAACAAAGATACAGATCGACAAACAAAAACTATGGTTCTCGAAGATTCCGCTAACGAAGAACGAGACTTACGAACCGTTAAATTTCAAATTTATCTTCCAAATGCAGAAGTGGTTCGTGTTGTCGGAAGTTTCAATGATTGGAACCCTGAACACGACTTCTTAAAAAAAGACAGAAAGGGTGTGTTTACTCTAGAAAAGAAATTATTACCAGGTGAATACCATTATCAATTCATTGTGGATGGGGATTATATGTTGGATACATACAACCCATCGACAAATATCAAAGTGGATACCAATGAATCCGTTTCTTCTTTGCTTGTTCCAGAACGGAACTACGCTTTAGAACGTAAGATGTAA
- a CDS encoding transketolase family protein codes for MGAPSQSTSDKKATRDAYGEALVELGASRQDVVVLDADLSGSTKTADFKKKYPERFFNVGVAEQNLVGHAAGLALSGFVPFASSFAMFLSGRAWEVVRNSVVYPKVNVKLVASHGGITVGEDGASHQCIEDFAIMRVIPEMTVICPSDFNETKQVIHAIADYKGPVYVRVGRPAIPVIERENYKFQIGKAEVISEGKDVCIIANGVMVNEAMIAVGLLKEKGIHASLLNMATIKPLDKEAIIAKAKECGAVVTCEEHNVIGGLGSAVSELLSEEYPVPVIKVGMKDTFGKSGTWSGLLDYFGLRAKDVVSHVEIAISKKKK; via the coding sequence ATGGGAGCACCTAGCCAATCTACATCAGACAAAAAAGCAACAAGGGATGCATACGGCGAAGCCTTAGTCGAGTTAGGTGCTTCAAGGCAAGATGTTGTAGTTTTAGATGCAGATCTTTCCGGTTCCACTAAAACTGCAGATTTTAAGAAAAAATATCCTGAACGTTTTTTTAATGTTGGTGTCGCTGAACAAAACTTAGTTGGTCATGCAGCAGGTCTTGCTTTATCTGGATTTGTTCCTTTTGCTTCTAGTTTTGCTATGTTTTTATCTGGTAGAGCTTGGGAAGTGGTTCGTAACAGTGTTGTTTACCCAAAAGTAAACGTAAAACTAGTTGCATCTCATGGTGGAATCACTGTGGGAGAAGACGGTGCGTCCCACCAATGTATAGAAGACTTTGCTATCATGCGAGTCATCCCAGAAATGACTGTCATTTGTCCTTCTGATTTTAACGAAACCAAACAAGTCATTCATGCCATTGCTGATTACAAAGGCCCTGTGTATGTTCGGGTTGGCCGACCAGCCATTCCTGTCATCGAAAGAGAAAACTACAAATTCCAAATAGGAAAAGCAGAAGTAATCTCTGAAGGGAAAGACGTGTGTATCATTGCCAATGGTGTAATGGTCAACGAAGCTATGATCGCAGTGGGTCTACTCAAAGAAAAAGGAATTCATGCAAGCCTTCTCAATATGGCGACCATCAAACCTTTGGATAAAGAAGCCATCATCGCCAAAGCAAAAGAATGTGGGGCTGTCGTGACTTGTGAAGAACACAATGTCATTGGTGGTCTTGGTTCTGCTGTATCGGAACTTCTTTCGGAAGAGTATCCTGTCCCTGTGATCAAAGTGGGAATGAAAGATACATTCGGAAAGTCCGGAACTTGGAGTGGTCTATTGGATTACTTCGGTTTACGCGCAAAAGATGTTGTGTCCCACGTAGAAATCGCAATTTCCAAAAAGAAAAAATAA
- a CDS encoding MFS transporter: protein MNQKQTKRDTTYLRFFGLAELADHGARGILAFWVILGMAFFLFGDQNLIAPNMKNIGASLGITDPNEVDWKLGGIIPVLFFILGGIVSLSMGYLSQKFSRKNLLLATVLLGEIPCFLTAYVETYDQFLILRTLCGFGLGGIFPLLFSLIGDYFSSQSRAIATGYVSLAMGLGVGVGQLLGGILGGADPINGWRASFIYMSAPSFLFAAIYLFFCKEPKRGGAEGVSSDELSHKISLKDFKLLFESKTNLGAFLQGLPGCIPWGVFFVYLADYYEHTYNLSKEVSAGMITFAAVGIFIGTFFGGVLGQILYNIKKTYQPLLCIGTTFFGVFPALMLLYAFDIVPYMGLFIALNIFTGIMISVTGPNVRAVLLNVNEPKSRSAIFSIYNLTDDLGKGLGPVMSAVILGLTPDRGLALSISILFWIPCALSWLLILFNYEKDENRMHVLMKQSASKV from the coding sequence ATGAACCAAAAACAAACAAAACGAGATACAACCTATTTACGATTTTTCGGTCTTGCCGAACTCGCAGATCATGGTGCCAGGGGAATTTTAGCCTTTTGGGTCATTTTAGGAATGGCCTTCTTTTTGTTTGGCGATCAAAACTTAATTGCACCGAATATGAAAAACATAGGTGCCTCCCTTGGAATTACAGATCCAAATGAAGTGGATTGGAAGTTAGGTGGGATTATTCCTGTTTTGTTTTTTATTTTGGGTGGAATTGTTTCTTTGTCTATGGGTTATCTTTCGCAAAAATTTTCGCGAAAGAACTTACTTCTCGCAACAGTCTTACTAGGTGAAATTCCTTGTTTTTTAACTGCTTATGTAGAAACATATGATCAGTTTTTGATTTTGCGAACACTTTGTGGGTTTGGACTTGGTGGAATATTTCCCTTACTCTTTAGTTTGATTGGTGATTATTTTTCTAGCCAATCGCGAGCCATTGCCACTGGATATGTGTCCTTGGCCATGGGGCTTGGTGTGGGTGTGGGACAACTTCTTGGTGGAATTTTAGGTGGTGCTGATCCAATCAATGGATGGCGTGCTTCCTTTATTTATATGTCCGCACCTTCTTTTCTATTTGCAGCCATTTATTTATTTTTTTGTAAAGAACCTAAACGTGGTGGTGCTGAAGGTGTTTCTAGTGACGAGTTATCACATAAAATCAGTTTAAAAGATTTTAAATTACTTTTTGAAAGTAAAACCAACTTAGGTGCTTTTTTGCAAGGCCTTCCGGGCTGTATTCCTTGGGGAGTGTTTTTTGTTTACTTGGCTGATTACTACGAACACACCTATAATCTTTCAAAAGAAGTTTCGGCAGGTATGATTACCTTTGCTGCTGTTGGGATTTTTATTGGAACTTTTTTCGGTGGGGTGCTTGGCCAAATTCTTTATAACATTAAAAAAACGTACCAACCTCTGTTGTGTATTGGGACCACATTTTTTGGTGTATTCCCTGCTTTGATGTTGTTATATGCCTTTGATATTGTTCCATATATGGGTTTATTCATTGCTCTGAATATTTTTACAGGAATTATGATTTCAGTCACAGGACCTAACGTCCGTGCTGTATTACTCAATGTTAACGAACCAAAATCGAGAAGTGCAATTTTTTCTATCTATAATTTAACTGATGATTTGGGAAAAGGCCTTGGGCCTGTGATGTCTGCCGTAATTTTAGGATTAACACCTGATCGTGGCCTTGCATTGTCTATTTCCATTTTATTTTGGATTCCGTGTGCTTTATCATGGTTACTGATTTTGTTCAATTATGAAAAAGATGAAAATAGAATGCATGTTTTGATGAAACAAAGTGCTTCGAAAGTTTAA
- the mtnC gene encoding acireductone synthase, whose translation MNIKHNLLDIEGTTAPIAFVHQILFPYAKKHIVGFLKNYQFTEVKWEEIRLEFEKDIVLREEKFVSRFSANGSNLKSELLSFSPEVVPSYFEYLIEKDRKFGPLKEVQGKIWKQGYESGEIKSTVYPDVLEFLKKMQAEGIQNHVYSSGSVEAQILIYQYSELGDLRNYFVSYYDTAVGGKRDKQSYENIAIELKSPSNQIRFFTDIVEEAEAASSAGMDVVILNRPGNIPQKPHSFPVWDHF comes from the coding sequence ATGAATATTAAACATAATTTACTAGACATTGAAGGGACAACGGCACCGATTGCCTTTGTCCATCAGATCTTATTTCCGTATGCCAAAAAACATATTGTTGGTTTCCTGAAAAACTATCAGTTTACAGAAGTTAAATGGGAAGAAATTCGATTGGAGTTTGAAAAGGATATAGTTTTAAGAGAAGAGAAGTTTGTGTCTCGATTCTCAGCGAATGGATCTAATTTGAAATCCGAACTTTTGTCTTTTTCTCCTGAAGTTGTTCCATCTTATTTTGAGTATTTAATTGAGAAGGATCGTAAATTTGGCCCTTTAAAAGAAGTTCAAGGAAAAATTTGGAAACAAGGTTATGAATCAGGAGAAATCAAAAGTACAGTTTATCCAGATGTTTTAGAATTCTTAAAAAAAATGCAAGCAGAAGGAATTCAAAATCATGTGTATTCATCTGGTTCAGTAGAAGCTCAAATTTTGATTTATCAATATTCAGAGTTAGGTGATTTGAGAAATTATTTTGTTTCTTATTATGATACTGCCGTTGGTGGGAAAAGAGATAAACAAAGTTATGAGAACATCGCTATAGAATTAAAATCTCCCTCGAATCAAATTCGTTTTTTTACTGATATTGTAGAGGAAGCTGAGGCCGCAAGTTCTGCGGGAATGGATGTAGTGATTTTAAACCGACCAGGCAATATCCCGCAAAAACCACATTCCTTTCCCGTTTGGGATCATTTTTAA
- a CDS encoding cbb3-type cytochrome c oxidase subunit I, with the protein MRFQSQKVAYWFFATCMLLLSLQIVYGFIMGFARIGLDGLHDFIPFNTARATHTNLLVVWLLTGFMGAAYYIIPEESDRELYSVKLAYIQLLSWVVVGVIAIIGFHFNWWEGRKFLEIPRPLDYLVVVNVLTFLFNIAMTIWQAKKRSTTQLVLFFGLLCAALLYLPGMIYFDNQTLDSYFRWWVVHLWVEGVWELIMGGILAFLLIKLTGVDREVIEKWLYVVVGLTFLSGILGTGHHYYWIGTPKYWLMVGGIFSALEPLAFLGMAIWALNMYRKKGKNHPNKIALYWTLGSAMMSFIGAGFLGFAHTWPAVNQWTHGTLITAMHGHLAFWGAYAMLVLAVISYAMPNLTGRKLFTGMSGYLAFWASNIGMLGMTGALAVAGITQVYLERKLGMDFLVVQKEIIFHFIGMLLAATLFTVGIAYFIVDFIRHGLPSNEAVGKNLGDLD; encoded by the coding sequence ATGAGATTCCAATCACAAAAGGTCGCATATTGGTTCTTTGCAACTTGTATGTTACTCTTATCTTTACAAATCGTATATGGTTTCATAATGGGATTTGCTCGTATTGGATTAGATGGACTACATGATTTTATTCCATTTAATACCGCTCGTGCCACACATACAAATCTACTCGTAGTATGGTTATTAACTGGTTTTATGGGAGCTGCTTATTACATCATACCCGAAGAATCAGACAGAGAGTTGTATAGTGTCAAACTAGCATACATTCAACTACTATCTTGGGTTGTTGTTGGGGTGATTGCCATTATTGGTTTTCATTTTAATTGGTGGGAAGGTCGTAAGTTCTTAGAAATCCCAAGGCCACTCGACTATTTGGTTGTTGTGAATGTATTAACATTTTTGTTTAACATCGCTATGACTATATGGCAGGCCAAAAAAAGGAGTACAACACAACTTGTGTTATTCTTTGGTTTGTTATGTGCAGCTTTACTTTATCTACCAGGTATGATCTACTTCGACAACCAAACACTGGACTCTTACTTTCGATGGTGGGTGGTTCATCTTTGGGTTGAGGGGGTATGGGAACTCATTATGGGTGGTATCCTTGCTTTTTTACTCATCAAACTTACGGGAGTGGATAGAGAGGTCATTGAAAAATGGTTATATGTAGTTGTAGGTTTAACCTTCCTTTCTGGAATTTTGGGAACAGGTCACCACTACTATTGGATTGGAACTCCTAAGTATTGGCTTATGGTCGGTGGAATTTTTTCTGCTTTAGAACCATTAGCTTTTCTCGGGATGGCCATCTGGGCACTCAATATGTATCGCAAAAAAGGAAAAAACCATCCTAACAAAATTGCACTTTATTGGACTCTAGGAAGTGCTATGATGTCTTTCATTGGTGCCGGATTTTTAGGTTTTGCACATACTTGGCCGGCTGTCAATCAATGGACTCATGGAACCCTCATTACTGCGATGCACGGGCACCTTGCATTCTGGGGAGCCTACGCTATGTTAGTGTTAGCTGTCATTTCCTATGCGATGCCAAATCTAACAGGAAGAAAACTATTTACTGGAATGTCTGGTTATTTGGCATTTTGGGCTTCTAATATCGGAATGTTAGGAATGACGGGGGCGCTCGCTGTTGCCGGAATCACTCAAGTGTATTTAGAACGTAAGTTAGGTATGGACTTCCTTGTGGTTCAGAAAGAAATCATATTCCATTTTATTGGAATGTTACTTGCGGCTACCCTCTTTACTGTTGGTATCGCTTATTTCATTGTGGATTTCATTCGACATGGTCTTCCTTCCAATGAAGCTGTTGGAAAAAATCTTGGTGATCTCGATTAA
- a CDS encoding ATP-dependent Clp protease adaptor ClpS: MTGSGASQPSILEETEVRPRRSDGPWKVVLWDDDFHTYEYVIEMLMDVCQMPWEKAFQHAVEVDTRKKTIVFSGELEHAEFVHERILNYGPDHRMSSSKGSMTATLEQ, from the coding sequence ATGACCGGTTCTGGAGCGTCCCAACCATCCATCTTAGAAGAAACGGAAGTGAGGCCTCGTCGGAGTGACGGGCCTTGGAAGGTTGTACTTTGGGATGATGATTTTCACACTTACGAGTACGTGATTGAAATGCTTATGGATGTTTGTCAAATGCCATGGGAAAAGGCATTTCAACATGCAGTCGAAGTAGACACTAGAAAGAAAACTATTGTTTTTTCTGGAGAATTGGAACACGCCGAATTTGTCCACGAACGGATCTTAAACTATGGACCTGACCATCGAATGAGTTCTTCCAAAGGATCCATGACCGCAACCTTAGAACAATAA
- the metK gene encoding methionine adenosyltransferase, giving the protein MSSLKNYIFTSESVSEGHPDKVCDQISDAILDAYLAQDPKSRVACETLVTTNLVVIAGEITSKGKVDTQEIARDVIRKIGYNDINMYFDADFAVVSSHVHAQSPDIAQGVNEGEGLHVEQGAGDQGLMFGFAIAETPELMPAPLYYSHKLLEHLSDLRHTNKIEWLRPDAKSQVTIQYEDGKPKRVDTVVISTQHKPGVTHKQIEEAVIEECIKKMIPKELLVNTRYFINPTGKFEIGGPHGDTGLTGRKIIVDTYGGMGRHGGGAFSGKDPSKVDRSAAYIGRYIAKNVVAAGLAHKCEVQLAYAIGVAEPVSVLVDTFGTGTIADEEISKRVLANFKLTPKGIVDGLDLLGKGRKYQETAAYGHFGRTGSTFTWEKTDKADALKKG; this is encoded by the coding sequence ATGTCCTCTCTTAAAAACTATATCTTCACTTCCGAGTCCGTATCTGAAGGACACCCAGACAAAGTCTGCGACCAAATCTCTGATGCCATTCTCGATGCCTATTTAGCTCAAGATCCAAAGTCTCGTGTTGCTTGTGAAACTCTCGTAACAACAAACCTTGTTGTGATTGCTGGTGAAATTACCAGTAAAGGAAAAGTGGACACTCAAGAAATCGCACGCGATGTCATTCGTAAAATTGGTTATAACGATATCAATATGTACTTTGATGCTGATTTCGCAGTGGTTTCCTCCCACGTACATGCACAATCACCTGATATTGCCCAAGGGGTAAACGAAGGCGAAGGTTTACATGTGGAACAAGGAGCCGGAGACCAAGGGCTTATGTTTGGTTTTGCGATTGCAGAAACTCCGGAACTAATGCCAGCTCCACTTTATTATTCTCATAAACTTTTGGAACATCTATCGGACCTGCGTCATACAAATAAAATCGAATGGCTTCGTCCTGATGCAAAGTCACAAGTAACCATCCAATACGAAGATGGAAAACCAAAAAGAGTGGATACAGTTGTGATTTCTACACAACACAAACCAGGTGTGACTCACAAACAAATCGAAGAAGCAGTGATCGAAGAATGTATCAAAAAAATGATTCCGAAAGAACTTCTTGTTAATACTCGTTACTTTATCAATCCAACAGGTAAATTCGAAATTGGTGGTCCACATGGTGACACTGGTCTTACTGGACGTAAGATCATCGTAGATACTTACGGTGGAATGGGTCGTCATGGTGGTGGAGCATTCTCTGGAAAGGATCCATCTAAAGTTGACCGTTCAGCAGCATATATCGGTCGTTATATTGCGAAAAACGTTGTAGCAGCTGGTCTTGCTCATAAATGTGAAGTGCAACTTGCTTACGCAATCGGTGTTGCAGAACCAGTTTCTGTTCTTGTAGATACTTTCGGAACAGGAACCATTGCAGACGAAGAAATCTCTAAACGAGTTCTTGCAAATTTTAAACTCACTCCGAAAGGAATTGTGGATGGTCTTGATCTTCTTGGAAAAGGAAGAAAATACCAAGAAACAGCGGCTTATGGCCACTTCGGTAGAACAGGTAGTACATTTACTTGGGAAAAAACAGATAAAGCTGACGCTTTAAAAAAAGGATAA
- a CDS encoding prokaryotic cytochrome C oxidase subunit IV: protein MKSILLTYIILLFIVYFSFFGIGSTLPGNWNLILMSAAKFLFICFVFMNLKEAHPFWKITFPILIGIYSFSIWILT, encoded by the coding sequence ATGAAAAGTATCTTACTCACATATATCATTTTATTATTCATAGTATATTTTTCTTTTTTTGGAATAGGTTCAACACTTCCTGGAAATTGGAATTTGATTCTAATGAGCGCGGCCAAGTTTCTATTCATTTGTTTTGTATTTATGAATCTAAAAGAGGCTCATCCATTTTGGAAGATTACCTTTCCGATACTCATTGGAATCTATTCTTTTAGTATTTGGATTTTAACTTAA
- a CDS encoding CbbQ/NirQ/NorQ/GpvN family protein: MLTKKAPYYEPIGKELEIFQMAAENSLPLLLKGPTGSGKSRFLEYMAHLMGRRLITILCNDETSSVDLVGRFLVKGADTIWMDGPLTTGVKEGAIVYLDEIAEARPDTLVTIHSLTDHRRTLFLERKNEEVSAHPDFLLVASYNPGYQRGFKELKPSTKQRFLGMDFPYPKTAVEEKIIVGETGISESLAKKLVQFANLVRNKPELGLAETVSTRLLVSCAKLIAKGLPSRLAGRTAIILPLSDDNDTVAALQDSFDLIF, from the coding sequence ATGTTAACGAAGAAAGCACCCTATTACGAACCAATCGGTAAGGAACTAGAAATCTTTCAAATGGCGGCAGAGAATTCTCTGCCGCTTTTGTTGAAAGGCCCCACTGGATCCGGTAAGTCCCGATTTTTAGAATATATGGCTCACCTAATGGGTCGTAGACTTATTACTATATTGTGTAACGATGAAACATCGTCTGTAGATCTCGTTGGAAGATTTTTAGTAAAAGGAGCCGATACCATTTGGATGGATGGTCCCTTAACTACAGGAGTCAAAGAAGGAGCTATTGTTTATTTGGATGAAATTGCAGAAGCAAGGCCTGATACACTGGTAACCATTCACTCTTTAACCGACCATCGTCGCACCTTATTTTTAGAAAGAAAAAATGAAGAGGTGAGTGCCCATCCAGATTTTTTACTCGTAGCATCTTACAATCCTGGATACCAGAGAGGATTTAAGGAACTAAAACCTTCCACCAAACAACGATTTCTTGGAATGGATTTCCCTTACCCGAAAACTGCTGTAGAAGAAAAAATCATAGTTGGGGAAACGGGTATCAGCGAATCACTAGCCAAAAAGTTAGTTCAATTTGCTAACCTTGTGAGGAACAAACCAGAGTTAGGATTAGCGGAAACAGTTTCGACAAGACTTCTTGTTTCTTGTGCAAAATTAATTGCGAAAGGTCTTCCTTCTCGGCTTGCAGGCAGGACAGCGATCATTTTACCTCTATCAGACGACAATGATACAGTCGCGGCTTTACAAGACAGCTTCGATTTGATTTTTTAG